CGCGGCGTTCCCGGAGGGAGGAGACGAGAGGGGCCCGCTCCGGCGGCAGTAGATCCTCGTTGATCTCGAGGACGGCGGTTTTGATCTCGCGGAGAGGCTGATGGAGAAAGCGGTAGATTTCCTTCCAGTGCGAATCGTCCATGGCCTCGGCGGAGGTGATGATCTCGACGGCCTCGCGCCCCGTGAGGACGGGGAGGTCCGATTCCGGAGGATGAAGGGACGCCCGGGTCCCCTGCAGGGCCAGATGAAAGAAGAGTTCGTGCACGAGGCGGGACTTGCCGGTCCCCGCCCGGCCGCGGATCAGGACGAGACCCGGCTTTTCGCGATTCTCCCCGAGAAAACCGAGAAGGGACGCCCATTCCTTTTCGCGGCCGAAGAGCGCGTACGTGTGGAGGGATGTGATCCGCTCTTTCGATCTTCGCGATTCACGGACGTCGCGCCGGATCGCATTTCGGGCGTCGGCCGCGGATTTGAAACGGGCCGTTCGATCCGCCTCGATCATCCGGTCGATCACGCGCGCCACGCGCGACGGGACGGACGGATTGAGTTCGGCGAGTTTTTTCTCGGGGGGCGCATAGAGCGCGGCGAGCGACCCGGCCTCTTTGCGGGGATGTCGTCCGGCCAGCGCCTCGAAAAAGACGGTCCCGATCGAAAAGAGATCGCTCGCGGCCCGCGCCTGTCCTTCCATGGCTTCAGGGGCCAGGTAGCGGATCGTTCCGCCGATCGCGCCGCCCTCCGGGGACGGCGCGAGCCTTGCCAGTGTGGCGAGGCCAAAGTCCACCAACTTGAGGCGCCCGCTCCGGTCGATCAAGATGTTCTCGGGTTTGAGATCGCCGTGGATGATGCCCTGCCCGTGAAGGTAGTCGAGGGCGTCGAGGGCCTGCTCCAGCCATCCGACGGTTTGCGGAACCGGGGCGCCCTCCGCGGCGGCGGCGACGGTTTGGCCGTCCACGTACTCCATCCAAAGGCAGGGCGATTCGCCGCCTTGCGAAAATCCCGGGCGTCCCGAATACCCGATGACGCGAACGAGTCCGGGGTGCTGAAGCCGGGAGAGAAGTTTCACCTCCCACTCGAGGATCGAACGAAAATACGGGGAAGAAGATTTGAGGACCTTCGCCGCCACCGCCTCGCCGTCGGGGGTGTGGGCGAGATAGACGGAACCCATGCCGCCCGATCCCAGAAGACGCTCGCACGTCATCCCCGACAGGGTTTGCGGCAGGGTCATCGCGCCATTTTAGGGGTTTTCGGACCTTGGGTCAATTATTCACAAAATAGGCCCTGCGTGGACTCAGCCCTTGAAGACCATCTTCGTGTTCCCGATCACGATCTCGTCGTTCGGCTGGAGCGTGTACTCCGCGATCTTCTTGCCCCCCACGAACGTGCCGTTCGAGGACTCCAGATCGAGCAGGACGTATTTTCCGTTCACGTTCTGGATCTCCGCGTGTTTGCGGGAGACCTTGGGTTCCTTCAGGACGACGTCGTTCGATGGCGAGCGGCCGATGTAGACGTTGTGGTCGAGGACGACCGTCTGGATCACCTTGCCGTTTTCCAGGACCGCGAGTTCGGAGGACTTGCGCGATCCCGCCGCCCGGTCCACCGCGGTGACCGTGCCCGTCTGGCGCTCTTCCAGGCGGATCTTGGCCGTGCTCTCGATGGCCGGATTGGTGAGCGAGGCGAATTGCTTGGGCGCCGACGATTCGCGGATGGTGGGTGAGGGCGTGTGCTCCGGCGGCTGGGGCGCCGCGGGCGCCGATGGGGCGGCGCGCGAGGCCGCGGCGCTGGGCGTCGCGGCGGGCTTAGGTTTTTCCACCGGCTTCTCCGACGGCCTTTCGGGCGGTTTTTCCGGCTTGGGCGCGGCCGCCGGCGGCAGGTCTTCCCCGGCGAAAATACCGCGGTGTCGCTCCAACCCCTCGGCCAGGGTCTTCACGGCGGCCTCCAGGCGGTCGATCTCCTTCTCTTCCCGGCGCCGGATCTCGTTGTGCTCGTCCGCCGTGAACTCCCCCAGGGCGTGGCGGAGGGTGGCTTCTTCGATCTTCTCGGCGTGGAGCTTGAGATTCGACTCGACCAGGAGTTTCTTCTCGAGGACCTTCCGTTCCTCGGCCTCCAGGTCCTTCTTGAGGGCGACCAGCCGTTCGGTGGTCCGGTTCATCTTTCCGGCGTAATCGGCCCTCACCTTCTGGAAGACGGACTCGCTGACCGAGGAGCGGGTCTCTTCGAGCTTGTCCAGGCGGTCCTTGACCATCTTTCGATCGGCCTTGATCTCCTCGGCCTCCTTGAGAAGTGCCTCGTTCAATGGGTGGGAAATCTCGGAATCTTCAAGGAGTTCTTTCATATCTAGGGGCATTTTACGCGAGTGCGGAACCCAAGTCAATTCAAGGACTTGCAGCCAACGCCTGAAGGGCGTCCTCAAAACCCCTGCGGATGGCCGCCTGAATCTTGGGAAGGCTTGTCGTCAGGCGGGTGGTGGGGAGTTTCGTCTGGGGGCGGATGATCGTCAGGCGGGCGGGGAGGCGGCCGGATTCGATGAGTTCGACGGCGCGGTTGTAGGCTTCGAAGCGGCGCATGAAGGCCTCGGCGAGCCGCGGGTATTTTCGGGCGTAGAGGCGCGGCAGAATGTTCACGAGGGGGATTTTTTTGCGGTAGCCCTCCGGACGCGTCAGAAGGACGGTGATGTCGTCGCAGCCGGCATCGAGCGCCTTTTGGATGGGGATGGGATCGGTCACGCCGCCGTCGATGTAGGTGCGCCCGTCGACGACCACCGGGTGCCGGTAGGCGATGGGCATGGCGGCCGAGGCCTTGAGGGCGTTCAGGATCGGGTCCGTGTGCGCGTCGAAGTATTTGGGCTCGCCCGTCTCGCAATCCGTCGAGACGATGAAGAACTGGGTGGGCGAGGTTCGAATCGCCTCGAGGTCGAGCGGGTTGAGCACCTTGAAGACGCGATGGACCAGGAAATCCAGATCCATGACCGAACGCCTCGTCGGAAGGCGCTTGAGGTCGAAGAATCGTCCGTCATGGAGGTATTGGGTCCAAATGACGGGAAAGACATCGAATTGCCGGCTGACCAGGTAGGCGGCCGTGCACGCCCCGGCGGAGGAGGCGGCGACGACGTCGAACTCCGCGTGCCCCTTTTCGGCCAAGGCCATGAGGGCCCCGCACGTATGGGCCCCGCGCATTCCCCCGCCTTCGACGACCAAACCTTTCTTCATAGAATCCTCAAGATCCAGCACTGCAAATAATTCGACTCCGGGAACGTGAGCAACACCGGGTGATCCGGCGCGGCCCCGCGGCGTTCCAGGATCTGAACCTCCCGCCGCGTGTCGCGGGAGGCCTCCCGGAGGGTGTCTTCGAACATCTCCGGCGTGAAGTTCTGCGAGCACGAGCAGGTCACGAGGACCCCGCCGGGCTTGAGGATCTTCATCGCGCGCAGGTTGATCTCCTTGTAGCCGCGCACGGCGCCCCCCACGTTCCGCCTGTCCCGGACGAACGGCGGCGGATCCAAGAGGACGGCGTCGAATTTCTCCCCGCGCTCGTCGCACTCGCGCAAGAAGTCAAAGCCGTTGGCCTCCCACGACGTCACGTTCTTGACGCCGTTCCGGGACAGATTGTCCTGCAGGGCCGCGAGGGCCGGGG
This is a stretch of genomic DNA from bacterium. It encodes these proteins:
- a CDS encoding patatin family protein, whose product is MKKGLVVEGGGMRGAHTCGALMALAEKGHAEFDVVAASSAGACTAAYLVSRQFDVFPVIWTQYLHDGRFFDLKRLPTRRSVMDLDFLVHRVFKVLNPLDLEAIRTSPTQFFIVSTDCETGEPKYFDAHTDPILNALKASAAMPIAYRHPVVVDGRTYIDGGVTDPIPIQKALDAGCDDITVLLTRPEGYRKKIPLVNILPRLYARKYPRLAEAFMRRFEAYNRAVELIESGRLPARLTIIRPQTKLPTTRLTTSLPKIQAAIRRGFEDALQALAASP
- a CDS encoding FHA domain-containing protein; protein product: MKELLEDSEISHPLNEALLKEAEEIKADRKMVKDRLDKLEETRSSVSESVFQKVRADYAGKMNRTTERLVALKKDLEAEERKVLEKKLLVESNLKLHAEKIEEATLRHALGEFTADEHNEIRRREEKEIDRLEAAVKTLAEGLERHRGIFAGEDLPPAAAPKPEKPPERPSEKPVEKPKPAATPSAAASRAAPSAPAAPQPPEHTPSPTIRESSAPKQFASLTNPAIESTAKIRLEERQTGTVTAVDRAAGSRKSSELAVLENGKVIQTVVLDHNVYIGRSPSNDVVLKEPKVSRKHAEIQNVNGKYVLLDLESSNGTFVGGKKIAEYTLQPNDEIVIGNTKMVFKG